One window of the Sparus aurata chromosome 7, fSpaAur1.1, whole genome shotgun sequence genome contains the following:
- the ttll9 gene encoding putative tubulin polyglutamylase TTLL9 isoform X3, with protein MSKYKTSGHRGSYDYPKTEERCVRYKCGLINTIQDVLRQRPGWVEVKDDGEWDFNWCDVGWLRENFDHSYMEEHVRINHFRNHYELTRKNLMVKNLKRHRKNLERDVGRMEASKCDFFPCTFALPSEYHLFVEEFKRSPGSTWIMKPVAKSQGKGIFLFRKLKDIMDWKKDGTRPEEQKDAAQVESYVAQRYVENPYLINGRKFDLRVYVLVTSYIPLKAWLYRDGFARFSSTRFSLSTIDDKYMHLTNVAVQKTAPDYDPEKGCKWQMQQLRRYLTAKHGRETVETLFKEMDNIFVRSLQSVQKFIINDKHCFELYGYDILLDQNLKPWLIEVNASPSHTPSSQEDYEMKCRLLEDTLNVVDMEGRLTGKEKRVGGYDLMWNDGPVNREDVNLETFGSTCFTANTHLGCVNDRENQLRRLLKPFPGQRRM; from the exons ATGTCGAAGTATAAG ACATCTGGACACAGAGGTTCATATGACTATCCCAAAACTGAGGAGCG ATGTGTGCGTTACAAATGTGGCCTTATCAACACCATACAGGACGTCCTACGCCAAAGACCAGGCTGGGTTGAAGTGAAGGA tgaTGGAGAGTGGGACTTCAACTGGTGTGATGTGGGCTGGCTCAGGGAGAATTTCGATCACTCCTACATGGAGGAACATGTGAGGATAAACCACTTTCGCAACCATTATGAG CTGACTCGCAAAAACCTCATGGTGAAAAACCtcaaaagacacagaaaaaacCTTGAAAGGGACGTAGGCCGCATGGAGGCATCCAAATGTGATTTCTTTCCCTGCACCTTTGCACTGCCCAGCGAGTATCATCTCTTTGTAGAGGAGTTCAAAAGAAGCCCTGGCAGCACCTGGATCATGAAGCCG GTGGCAAAGTCTCAAGGGAAAGGCATTTTCCTGTTCAGGAAACTGAAAGACATCATGGATTGGAAAAAG GATGGCACCCGCCCAGAGGAACAGAAGGATGCAGCTCAAGTGGAAAGCTATGTGGCACAACGCTATGTAGAGAACCCCTACCTAATTAATG GCAGGAAATTTGATCTGAGGGTCTATGTGCTGGTCACATCC tataTCCCCTTGAAGGCCTGGCTGTACCGAGATGGCTTTGCCCGCTTCTCGAGCACCCGCTTCTCCCTCAGCACTATTGATGACAAGT ACATGCACCTCACCAATGTGGCTGTTCAGAAAACAGCGCCAGACTATGATCCTGAAAAG GGATGTAAGTGGCAGATGCAGCAGCTTCGAAGGTACCTGACGGCAAAACATGGCAGAGAGACGGTGGAAACCCTGTTCAAAGAGATGGACAACATTTTTGTCCGCAGTCTTCAGAGTGTACAAAAGTTCATTATAAATGACAAACACTGCTTTGAGCTCTATGGGTACGACATTCTACTGGATCAGAACCTCAAACC GTGGTTGATTGAGGTGAACGCCTCGCCGTCACACACACCCAGCAGTCAGGAGGATTACGAAATGAAGTGCCGGCTGCTGGAAGACACGTTGAACGTGGTTGATATGGAGGGAAG GCTGACTGGCAAGGAGAAAAGGGTGGGAGGCTATGATCTCATGTGGAACGATGGGCCTGTCAATAGAGAGGATGTCAACCTAGAAACATTTGGCAGTACATGCTTCACTGCCAATACACACTTAG GGTGTGTGAATGACAGAGAGAACCAGCTTCGCAGGCTTCTCAAACCATTTCCAGGCCAGAGGAGGATGTAA
- the ttll9 gene encoding putative tubulin polyglutamylase TTLL9 isoform X1, protein MRSRRQTSGHRGSYDYPKTEERCVRYKCGLINTIQDVLRQRPGWVEVKDDGEWDFNWCDVGWLRENFDHSYMEEHVRINHFRNHYELTRKNLMVKNLKRHRKNLERDVGRMEASKCDFFPCTFALPSEYHLFVEEFKRSPGSTWIMKPVAKSQGKGIFLFRKLKDIMDWKKDGTRPEEQKDAAQVESYVAQRYVENPYLINGRKFDLRVYVLVTSYIPLKAWLYRDGFARFSSTRFSLSTIDDKYMHLTNVAVQKTAPDYDPEKGCKWQMQQLRRYLTAKHGRETVETLFKEMDNIFVRSLQSVQKFIINDKHCFELYGYDILLDQNLKPWLIEVNASPSHTPSSQEDYEMKCRLLEDTLNVVDMEGRLTGKEKRVGGYDLMWNDGPVNREDVNLETFGSTCFTANTHLGCVNDRENQLRRLLKPFPGQRRM, encoded by the exons ACATCTGGACACAGAGGTTCATATGACTATCCCAAAACTGAGGAGCG ATGTGTGCGTTACAAATGTGGCCTTATCAACACCATACAGGACGTCCTACGCCAAAGACCAGGCTGGGTTGAAGTGAAGGA tgaTGGAGAGTGGGACTTCAACTGGTGTGATGTGGGCTGGCTCAGGGAGAATTTCGATCACTCCTACATGGAGGAACATGTGAGGATAAACCACTTTCGCAACCATTATGAG CTGACTCGCAAAAACCTCATGGTGAAAAACCtcaaaagacacagaaaaaacCTTGAAAGGGACGTAGGCCGCATGGAGGCATCCAAATGTGATTTCTTTCCCTGCACCTTTGCACTGCCCAGCGAGTATCATCTCTTTGTAGAGGAGTTCAAAAGAAGCCCTGGCAGCACCTGGATCATGAAGCCG GTGGCAAAGTCTCAAGGGAAAGGCATTTTCCTGTTCAGGAAACTGAAAGACATCATGGATTGGAAAAAG GATGGCACCCGCCCAGAGGAACAGAAGGATGCAGCTCAAGTGGAAAGCTATGTGGCACAACGCTATGTAGAGAACCCCTACCTAATTAATG GCAGGAAATTTGATCTGAGGGTCTATGTGCTGGTCACATCC tataTCCCCTTGAAGGCCTGGCTGTACCGAGATGGCTTTGCCCGCTTCTCGAGCACCCGCTTCTCCCTCAGCACTATTGATGACAAGT ACATGCACCTCACCAATGTGGCTGTTCAGAAAACAGCGCCAGACTATGATCCTGAAAAG GGATGTAAGTGGCAGATGCAGCAGCTTCGAAGGTACCTGACGGCAAAACATGGCAGAGAGACGGTGGAAACCCTGTTCAAAGAGATGGACAACATTTTTGTCCGCAGTCTTCAGAGTGTACAAAAGTTCATTATAAATGACAAACACTGCTTTGAGCTCTATGGGTACGACATTCTACTGGATCAGAACCTCAAACC GTGGTTGATTGAGGTGAACGCCTCGCCGTCACACACACCCAGCAGTCAGGAGGATTACGAAATGAAGTGCCGGCTGCTGGAAGACACGTTGAACGTGGTTGATATGGAGGGAAG GCTGACTGGCAAGGAGAAAAGGGTGGGAGGCTATGATCTCATGTGGAACGATGGGCCTGTCAATAGAGAGGATGTCAACCTAGAAACATTTGGCAGTACATGCTTCACTGCCAATACACACTTAG GGTGTGTGAATGACAGAGAGAACCAGCTTCGCAGGCTTCTCAAACCATTTCCAGGCCAGAGGAGGATGTAA
- the ttll9 gene encoding putative tubulin polyglutamylase TTLL9 isoform X2 encodes MRSRRQTSGHRGSYDYPKTEERCVRYKCGLINTIQDVLRQRPGWVEVKDDGEWDFNWCDVGWLRENFDHSYMEEHVRINHFRNHYELTRKNLMVKNLKRHRKNLERDVGRMEASKCDFFPCTFALPSEYHLFVEEFKRSPGSTWIMKPVAKSQGKGIFLFRKLKDIMDWKKDGTRPEEQKDAAQVESYVAQRYVENPYLINGRKFDLRVYVLVTSYIPLKAWLYRDGFARFSSTRFSLSTIDDKYMHLTNVAVQKTAPDYDPEKGCKWQMQQLRRYLTAKHGRETVETLFKEMDNIFVRSLQSVQKFIINDKHCFELYGYDILLDQNLKPWLIEVNASPSHTPSSQEDYEMKCRLLEDTLNVVDMEGRLTGKEKRVGGYDLMWNDGPVNREDVNLETFGSTCFTANTHLGCVNDRENQLRRLLKPFPGQRRM; translated from the exons ACATCTGGACACAGAGGTTCATATGACTATCCCAAAACTGAGGAGCG ATGTGTGCGTTACAAATGTGGCCTTATCAACACCATACAGGACGTCCTACGCCAAAGACCAGGCTGGGTTGAAGTGAAGGA tgaTGGAGAGTGGGACTTCAACTGGTGTGATGTGGGCTGGCTCAGGGAGAATTTCGATCACTCCTACATGGAGGAACATGTGAGGATAAACCACTTTCGCAACCATTATGAG CTGACTCGCAAAAACCTCATGGTGAAAAACCtcaaaagacacagaaaaaacCTTGAAAGGGACGTAGGCCGCATGGAGGCATCCAAATGTGATTTCTTTCCCTGCACCTTTGCACTGCCCAGCGAGTATCATCTCTTTGTAGAGGAGTTCAAAAGAAGCCCTGGCAGCACCTGGATCATGAAGCCG GTGGCAAAGTCTCAAGGGAAAGGCATTTTCCTGTTCAGGAAACTGAAAGACATCATGGATTGGAAAAAG GATGGCACCCGCCCAGAGGAACAGAAGGATGCAGCTCAAGTGGAAAGCTATGTGGCACAACGCTATGTAGAGAACCCCTACCTAATTAATG GCAGGAAATTTGATCTGAGGGTCTATGTGCTGGTCACATCC tataTCCCCTTGAAGGCCTGGCTGTACCGAGATGGCTTTGCCCGCTTCTCGAGCACCCGCTTCTCCCTCAGCACTATTGATGACAAGT ACATGCACCTCACCAATGTGGCTGTTCAGAAAACAGCGCCAGACTATGATCCTGAAAAG GGATGTAAGTGGCAGATGCAGCAGCTTCGAAGGTACCTGACGGCAAAACATGGCAGAGAGACGGTGGAAACCCTGTTCAAAGAGATGGACAACATTTTTGTCCGCAGTCTTCAGAGTGTACAAAAGTTCATTATAAATGACAAACACTGCTTTGAGCTCTATGGGTACGACATTCTACTGGATCAGAACCTCAAACC GTGGTTGATTGAGGTGAACGCCTCGCCGTCACACACACCCAGCAGTCAGGAGGATTACGAAATGAAGTGCCGGCTGCTGGAAGACACGTTGAACGTGGTTGATATGGAGGGAAG GCTGACTGGCAAGGAGAAAAGGGTGGGAGGCTATGATCTCATGTGGAACGATGGGCCTGTCAATAGAGAGGATGTCAACCTAGAAACATTTGGCAGTACATGCTTCACTGCCAATACACACTTAG GGTGTGTGAATGACAGAGAGAACCAGCTTCGCAGGCTTCTCAAACCATTTCCAGGCCAGAGGAGGAT